The nucleotide window TTGAGCCCCAGTGGGCGCAGGGCCTCATGGATGAGGACCAGGGCGCCGGCGTCGGCCCCCTGGCCCATGTCGTGCCAGCCGCAAAAGAGGGTGACCGTGTTGTCGGGGTTGAGTTCGACGATGACCTCGCAGAAATCGTTGGCGCTAAACGTGCTGTCGTACATGCCGAAGGCCAGGCCCACGCCGCGCTTTTTCTCCGGTGTGGATTCCTTCTTGGCCCGGGCCAGGGCGGCATCGTATTTAGGCCGCATCATTTCCAGGAGCTTGGGAAAGGGATGCACGTCCATGGTGCAGCCCGACGTCATGGTCGTGCCCGGCCAGTAGGTGTTGCGGTAGCGGAATTCCAGGGGATCGATGCCGATTTTTTCCGCCAGCATGTCGGCGAGCTGCTCGGTGGCGAACAGGGCCTGGGGTGAGCCGAAAGCCCTAAACGCGGTGCCGAAGGCGTGGTTGGAGCAGCAGATGCGCCCCACGCCCCGGATGTTGGGAAAGTAGAGGCCCGCACCGCACCAGCGAAAGCCCTTTTCGATGAGGGGATCGGACGTGCCGTCATGGTAGGCGCCATGGTCGAAGAGGAAGTCGTACTCCATGGCTTGCAGCTTGCCCTCTTTGTCGGCGGCCAGGCGCACGTTGAAATAGCTCGTGGCGCGCTTGCCGGTGAAAAAGGACTGTTCGGCATAGTCGAAATGCAGGCAGACGGGATGATCCAGGATGAGGCAGCAGGCCATGAGCACGGCTTCCAGATGCGGGCTCATGGTGCAGCCGAAGCTGCCGCCCACGGGATTGTCGATGATGCGGACCTTGTCGGGGGCGATGCCCACGGCCTCGGCCACCATGAGCGGCACGGCGTGGAGGAACTGACTCTTGCTCTGGACCGTGAGCCGCCCTTCCTCGTCGAAATAGGCCAAGCCCACCATGGGTTCGAGCACGAGGTGCGGCTGGCGCGTGGTGTGGAAGCTCCCTTCCACGACGTACGGCGCCGCCTCGACGATGGGCTTGGTCTCTTCGCCCTTGATGCAGGCCATGTCGCAGAACATGTTGGGCGTGCCCGGATGGATCTCCATGGCGTCCTCGGCCACGGCGGCCAGGCCGTCCATGTAGGCCGGCAGTTCCTCCAGTTCCACCGTCACCTTGTCCGCGGCGGCCCGGGCCTGCTTTTCGGTGTGGGCGGCCACCACGGCCAGGACGTCGCCGTACTGGTAGACTTTCTCGTCATTGATGATGCAGCGTTCGAAGCCGTCGCTCTTGTTGGTCGGGTAGGCGCACAAGCCGTTGATGCGGTTGGTGCCCTTGATGTCCTTGGCCGTGATGACCTTGACGACGCCGGGCATTTTTTCCGCTTCCGAGGTGTCCACGGCAAGGATTTTGGCGTGGGAGACGCGGGCGTGGACCTCGGCGAGGTGCCAGACGGGAAACGGCAGCTTGTGGTTGATGTCGTCGCCGTAATCGCAAAGCCCGGTCACCTTGGCCAGGGCCGTGGGCTTGGGCACGTTGGTGTTGTAGATGCGCTGGTCGGCCGGCACCTTGAAGGCCAGGTCGTCCATGGATTTCTCGCCGCGCACCACCTTGGCCGCGTCCATCACGGCATCGACAAGCTGCTTGTAGCCCGTGCAGCGGCAGGCGTTGCGGTTTTTCTGGAACCACTCGCGCACCTCTTCGCGCGTCGGGTTGGGGTTGGTGTCCAGCAGCCCCTTGGCCGACACGATGAACCCCGGGGTGCAGATGCCGCACTGCACCCCGCCATGGACGATCCAGGAAAGCTGCAACGGGTGCAGGTTGTTGGGCGACCCCATGCCCTCGATGGTGACGATCCTGCTGCATTCCGGGACATTTTTCATCTTGCGGGCACAGGATCGGATGACCTTGCCATCCAGGAGCACGGTGCAGGTGCCGCATTGGCCAATGCCGCAGCCGACCTTGGTGCCCGTGAGGCCCAAGGCGCGCAGGGCATTGGCCAGGGACTCTTCGGGATCGGTCACGATCAGTTTGTCCACCCCGTTGATGTTCAGGAGCATTTTCCGTGGCGTCATAGACGAAGACCTCCAATGCTGTTTATAGGACAGGACTCTCCCGCCGCACCGTCCATCGAGGACGGTTCGTTCCCGGCAATGATGCAGGCGCGGTGCGGCAAGCCTCTGCCGGGCCTGCCGCTCCATTTGACTAGAAGATGAATCCCAGGCGAACCATGACGGTGCTGGTGCGAACGCCGTTGGCCACGGCGGCGTCGGTGCTGAAGGCGGTCATGACCTGCATGTGGGGCGTCACCATGTAGGCACCCGACACGCCGACGTTGTGGGTGGCTTGCCAGTCGTTTTGTTCTTTGCCGCCCACGATGGTGCGGCCGCCGCCCGTGAAGATGTAGTCCAGGGAACCGAAGAACTCCGGGGTGAAGTTGTAGCTCAAGTGCGCGTCACCCCCGAAAAGCGGATCGCGCGACGAGGTGGCCCGATGCCCTTCGGTGTTGAGGGCGTTGTCATTGTCGGAAAAAAATTGCGCATATCCCGACAGTTCCAGCCAGGTCCGGTCGCCGAACCCCTTGGCGAAGCAGATTTCCTGCTTGGTGGCCCAGCGATTGGCTCCGAGGTTGATGCCGCTTTCCCGGTCATACTGCCCCGTGGGGGCGGTCACGAACGGCGTCCAGGCGAAGAGGACCTTGCTTTCCTTGTTGTTGACGAACCAGATCGTGGAAGCGAAGGTGGCATCGCCGATGCCGGATGACTGCTGGTTGGGGAGGGTGACCTCGCCGAAGGGGAGCAGGATTTGCGGGTCAATGGTGAACGGCCCGAGCTGGGTGAAATACACGGGGCGCAGCACGCTGACATTGCCTATGAAGTTCGCGGAATTGCTCTTTTTTGAGCCATTGACGTAATATTCATTGCCAAAGCTGTGGTTGTAGTACAGAGCGAGGAAAAAGGTGTTCGGCTCAAGCGGAATATAATCGCGCGCGTTGTTGGCGAAGACCTGGCTGGAAGTAAAAAGAAAAATTCCCAGCAGCGCGATCGTCATGCCCCTTTTCATATTCCCTCCCCACGTGCTTTTATGTTTGCTCTCCCTGGCCATCCCCAGGGGGTGCCCCCGAAACCCGCCCATGCCCGGTCGGCCGTCGGGGATGCGGGGGCATCCCCGACGGCCGTGCTTCCCGCCCCCGGCTACATCTTCAAGACGCCCTTGAGGATCTTGCCCTTTTCCAGGTCTTCAATGGCCTGGTTGATGTCCTTGAAGTCGTAGTAGGTGACCAGCCTGTCGATGGGGAAACGGCCCTGCTTGTAGAGTTCGATCATCTGCGGGATGAAAATCTGCGGCACGGCCTCGCCCTCGATGACGCCGCGCAGGCCCCGGCCAAAAAGAATGCCGTTCATGTCGAGCTTCACTTCGGTGCCCAGGGGCGTCATGCCGACCAGGGCGCCAAAGCCCGTGGTGGAGAGGCAGTCCACGGCCTGGCGCAGCACGTGGGGATTGCCGATGGCCTCGACGGAGTAGTCCGCGCCGCCGCCGGTAATCTCCTGGACGGCCTTGACCGGATCGGTTTCCTTGCCGTTGATGCCGTGGGTCGCGCCGAAGGTCTTGGCCAGTTCCAGGCGCTCGTTGTTGATGTCCACGGCGATGATCTTGGTGCAGCCGCAGACCAGGGCGGCCATGATGGCGCTTATGCCCACGGTGCCCACGCCGAACACGACGATGGAGGAGCCGGCCTTGGGGCGCAGGGCGTTGATGACGGTGCCGGCGCCGGTCTGCACGCCGCAGCCCAGGGGGCCGAGCAGTTCCAGGGGGATGTCGGCGGGCACCTTCACGATGTTGCCCTCGTTGGCCAGGGCGTGGGTGGCGAAGGTGGACTGGCTGAAAAAGCAGCCGTTGATCCGCTCGCCGTTCTGGCTCAGGGGCGAGGAGCCATCGGGGCGGCCGCCGCTGAAGTTGTGGAGATACATGCCGTTGCAATAGCCCGGCAGGCCGCTTTTGCAGGTGTTGCAGGCGTAGCAGGACAGAAAGCTCATCACGACAGGGTCGCCGGGCTTGACGGAGGTGACGTCCGCCCCGACCTTCTCCACGATGCCGGAGCCTTCATGGCCGAGCACGCAGGGAAGCGGCGTCGGGTAATACTGGTCGCGCACGCCAAGGTCCGTATGGCACACGCCGCAGGCGACCACGCGGACAAGGACTTCGTTGGGCCTGGGATCTTCGAGTTGCATGTCCTCGATCAGGAATTTTCCGCCTTTTTCCCGGACCACAGCAGCCTTAATGTCCATAACCCACTCCTTTTATAGGTGTCGTATGAATGCGCCGGCACGGAGCGAAGACGTTTCCCAGGCACAGGGGCGTATCTATCGTGGCGTCGGCGGGCCATCTATAAATGGCGATCGAAATGCACTAAGCTAAAAACTATTTACGCAATAGAAGAATATATGTTATACTTTTTCTGTATACACTCCAAATTATTGTCTTCACGACTTCTAATCTTTCAAGTATAACAGCTCTATGTGCCTTATAACTCCATATATACTTGACAATACGCTATCTCCAACTCGCTCTTCAAGCAATACCAGAGTCCACCTCTTTCGTTTTGCGCTCATAAAGCAAACGATGTGCCAACTTATCCTATGTAAAATCTGACATAACAGATCGCGCCAAGCCATCCCGGAGACCAGGCTTGGGCAAATTCATACTTCTCCAAAAAATAAACTATTATTTTGGAGTGTTATCGCACGGGCAGAGGGAAAGGCGCGGGGACGACATGGACGGGGTGACTTGAGACCGGTCCCCCGCGAGGAGGCAAGAATCAGACGTGTGCAGGTTCCTTAGGATCGACCGGCCCGGATACGAACGCCTTCGCGTCTCAAAGCGTCGCAATGTGAGACAGTCGTTTTTGTCCGCCTGCGCAACCCCAAAAGGCATCGTCGCAATTTGAGACACGTTTTACTGAACTTCGGTGACTCATTTATACAACTTACCGTATTATTTCGAAATGATAAAGCACTTCCCCGGCGACACGCAACCGCCGGGGAAGTGTTTCATTTTAAGGCAAACCCGTGATTGTACCGACGAAGGATCGCGCACATCCCCTCGAGGCAGGGATGCCTTTCTCGAGGCTCGGGAACCGGTCGGGTCAAACGCTCCGCGTATCGAAATAACATTGCCCGGACATTGCCGGCGCACCAGCGAAAGGGTTGTATTTTCGCGCCCCTTGACCGGGTTCCCAAGACCACGCAAAATAGCCTCCACTCAAGCAGACAGAGAGATGAGATTCATGTCCGCACGCAGGGATAGCCTTTTCCTCCAAACTTGCGGCTGCCCGTTTTGGACGGGCGCGGGCGGCTCCGCCTCGGATCCGGCCCTGAGTAAAGGCCATGCGACGTGGGAGACAGGGAGGAGACGTGAAGATGCGCGACTCAAACGAGCCCCCAAATGATCCGAAGCGGCAGCCTGTCGTCATCGAGCAGGCGTGGGACAAACTCGTTGCCGTGCAATACATCGACAAATCGCTGCTGCGTCAGGAGATCGCACTGTCCTGGCAACGTTGCCTTTCGAGCAAGGTCAATCCCCACACAAGTAAGAATGAGAACGTAGAAAAAGACTATCTCGATTTGGAAAACAAGCGGCATTTGCTGGAAGCCGCCTTGCCCCACATGCAACAGCTCTATGCGTTTGTAAAAGGCAAAGACTTCATCGTCATGCTGGCTGCCGCCGATGGAACGCTGCTCAGCGTCTTTGGCGACAAGAAGATGTACAGTGCCGGCGAATCCCTCAATGTCGTAGCCGGAGCCAGTTGTCTGGAATCCGTCCTGGGGACCACGTCGCCCGGCATTTGCCTTGCCCGCAAGGTGCCTTTGCAGGTTTTCAGGCAGGAGCATTATTGTCAGCTCTACCATACCTGGTGCTGCTCGGCCGTACCCCTTTTCGATATTCAGGGCGAACTGATCGGGACCCTCGATCTATCCAACCGCGACAAGAAGCAGCACCCAACCTCCCTACTCGATCTGGTCAAAATGACCGCCGGTTCCATCCAAGCCGAGTACAATTACCGAATCCTCCATAACGACTTCAAGAAATCCTACTACTACTTCAACATGGTGGTAAATAACCTGCCAGAGGCCTTGATCTTCTTTGATCGGGACGACAAAATTTCCCATCTCAATAGGAATGCGACAAAATTACTGGGGACCTCGGCGAAACAGCTTGTCGGCAAACAAGCCAAATCTATATTTTCAAATTATGAGGGCATCAAGCAAGAACTGTCCACTGGTCGACACTGGAAGGAGCTTCAGTTCAAAACCAGATCCGGGCCGGTCGGCATCGAAGCCTATCTCAAACCGCTGACGAACGAATACATGGAGCCCCTCGGCATCGTTTGCACCCTGAAGGAAGACAAAAAACAGAAGCCGATGCACCACAATACCGCTCGGTATACGTTCGATGATTTCGTACATGCCAGTGCGCACATGGATACCTTGATCAGCAACGCCAAAAGAATCGCCGCAATGGACGGAAGCGTCCTCATCCAGGGCGAAAGTGGCACCGGAAAGGAAATCCTGGCTCAAGCCATCCACAATGCAAGCATCCGCCGTGATGCCCCCTTCATTGCCGTCAACTGCGCGGCCCTGCCTCCAGAACTCATCCAGAGTGAACTCTTCGGCTACGAAGAAGGCACGTTCACTGGCGCCAAACGTGGCGGCAAAGCCGGCAAATTTGAACTGGGCAACGAAGGCACCATCTTTCTTGATGAAATAGGCGACATGCCCCTCAACGCCCAGGCCAATCTTCTGCGTGTTTTGCAGGAGAAAAGCATTGTTCGTGTCGGCGCAGCGCACTCTATCCATCTCGACATCAGGGTCGTCGCCGCGACCAATAAAACGCTGTCCAAGGAGATCGAGGCGGGCAGCTTTAGACTCGATCTGTTCTACCGACTGGCCGTCATGAACCTCTTTATTCCACCCTTGCGGGAACACAAGAAAGACTTGTGGCCACTTGTTGAGCACCTTATCCGCAAGCACCAAACGACACAGCAAGACATCGCGTTCTCTTCTCAGGTTAAATCGATTATGGAGACCTATGACTGGCCAGGGAACGTCCGCGAGCTCGAGAACGTGATCGTCAATTTTCTCACAAAAATGACGAACCAGACCGTAACGCCGAACGACTTGCCGGAATATTTCGACATTACAAGCAATCATGCGGAAGATATAACTTTATTGAAAGACACTGAATTTAGCATGATTTCAACAGCACTCACGAAATGCAACAATAATGTTTCAAAAGCAGCAAAACTACTAGGCATCAGCAGAGCAACAATATATCGAAAGTTGAAAAATTACTAATTTCACGACTTGCCATAATATTTCAATTAAAACAATCCGTTTAAAGGGGACAAGGAGCAAAATACAATGCAACCAAAAACAGACGCTCCGCGATACCTTTATACCACAAGACAATCTTCTCCTGTTTTTATACGTAAAAAAAGAAGGGCTCCGAAGAACAACTCGCCATCAATCACTTTCTCAAACTCCAACAAAGCGGGGTAACTTCCCATGACCTGCCGGTGTTCTTCGGACCAGTCCATTCAACCGGCCCT belongs to Solidesulfovibrio sp. and includes:
- a CDS encoding molybdopterin-dependent aldehyde oxidoreductase, with the translated sequence MTPRKMLLNINGVDKLIVTDPEESLANALRALGLTGTKVGCGIGQCGTCTVLLDGKVIRSCARKMKNVPECSRIVTIEGMGSPNNLHPLQLSWIVHGGVQCGICTPGFIVSAKGLLDTNPNPTREEVREWFQKNRNACRCTGYKQLVDAVMDAAKVVRGEKSMDDLAFKVPADQRIYNTNVPKPTALAKVTGLCDYGDDINHKLPFPVWHLAEVHARVSHAKILAVDTSEAEKMPGVVKVITAKDIKGTNRINGLCAYPTNKSDGFERCIINDEKVYQYGDVLAVVAAHTEKQARAAADKVTVELEELPAYMDGLAAVAEDAMEIHPGTPNMFCDMACIKGEETKPIVEAAPYVVEGSFHTTRQPHLVLEPMVGLAYFDEEGRLTVQSKSQFLHAVPLMVAEAVGIAPDKVRIIDNPVGGSFGCTMSPHLEAVLMACCLILDHPVCLHFDYAEQSFFTGKRATSYFNVRLAADKEGKLQAMEYDFLFDHGAYHDGTSDPLIEKGFRWCGAGLYFPNIRGVGRICCSNHAFGTAFRAFGSPQALFATEQLADMLAEKIGIDPLEFRYRNTYWPGTTMTSGCTMDVHPFPKLLEMMRPKYDAALARAKKESTPEKKRGVGLAFGMYDSTFSANDFCEVIVELNPDNTVTLFCGWHDMGQGADAGALVLIHEALRPLGLKPEQIRLVMNDTALHGYYGAAAGSRSHYMGGKAMIDGANQLMEAMRKPDGTYRTHAEMTKENIPVRYTGKATTVGYSSLCDFNTMQGDPNPTHTYGLFMAEVEVDTKTGKTRVVKMTLHADFGPIGSKLVVDGQMYGGIAQGIGLALTEDFLDPAKDVTLKAQGFPYIMDIPDDIEVEYTETPRPTGPFGSSGCAELSLTSGHVAIVNAISNATGVRIYELPASPEKVLKGIKTLEQGGKLLPPSKYYLGSDMYERLEYLRQHPVVSAEENN
- a CDS encoding transporter; translation: MTIALLGIFLFTSSQVFANNARDYIPLEPNTFFLALYYNHSFGNEYYVNGSKKSNSANFIGNVSVLRPVYFTQLGPFTIDPQILLPFGEVTLPNQQSSGIGDATFASTIWFVNNKESKVLFAWTPFVTAPTGQYDRESGINLGANRWATKQEICFAKGFGDRTWLELSGYAQFFSDNDNALNTEGHRATSSRDPLFGGDAHLSYNFTPEFFGSLDYIFTGGGRTIVGGKEQNDWQATHNVGVSGAYMVTPHMQVMTAFSTDAAVANGVRTSTVMVRLGFIF
- a CDS encoding NAD(P)-dependent alcohol dehydrogenase; this translates as MDIKAAVVREKGGKFLIEDMQLEDPRPNEVLVRVVACGVCHTDLGVRDQYYPTPLPCVLGHEGSGIVEKVGADVTSVKPGDPVVMSFLSCYACNTCKSGLPGYCNGMYLHNFSGGRPDGSSPLSQNGERINGCFFSQSTFATHALANEGNIVKVPADIPLELLGPLGCGVQTGAGTVINALRPKAGSSIVVFGVGTVGISAIMAALVCGCTKIIAVDINNERLELAKTFGATHGINGKETDPVKAVQEITGGGADYSVEAIGNPHVLRQAVDCLSTTGFGALVGMTPLGTEVKLDMNGILFGRGLRGVIEGEAVPQIFIPQMIELYKQGRFPIDRLVTYYDFKDINQAIEDLEKGKILKGVLKM
- a CDS encoding sigma 54-interacting transcriptional regulator, with translation MRDSNEPPNDPKRQPVVIEQAWDKLVAVQYIDKSLLRQEIALSWQRCLSSKVNPHTSKNENVEKDYLDLENKRHLLEAALPHMQQLYAFVKGKDFIVMLAAADGTLLSVFGDKKMYSAGESLNVVAGASCLESVLGTTSPGICLARKVPLQVFRQEHYCQLYHTWCCSAVPLFDIQGELIGTLDLSNRDKKQHPTSLLDLVKMTAGSIQAEYNYRILHNDFKKSYYYFNMVVNNLPEALIFFDRDDKISHLNRNATKLLGTSAKQLVGKQAKSIFSNYEGIKQELSTGRHWKELQFKTRSGPVGIEAYLKPLTNEYMEPLGIVCTLKEDKKQKPMHHNTARYTFDDFVHASAHMDTLISNAKRIAAMDGSVLIQGESGTGKEILAQAIHNASIRRDAPFIAVNCAALPPELIQSELFGYEEGTFTGAKRGGKAGKFELGNEGTIFLDEIGDMPLNAQANLLRVLQEKSIVRVGAAHSIHLDIRVVAATNKTLSKEIEAGSFRLDLFYRLAVMNLFIPPLREHKKDLWPLVEHLIRKHQTTQQDIAFSSQVKSIMETYDWPGNVRELENVIVNFLTKMTNQTVTPNDLPEYFDITSNHAEDITLLKDTEFSMISTALTKCNNNVSKAAKLLGISRATIYRKLKNY